The proteins below are encoded in one region of uncultured Desulfovibrio sp.:
- the ftsY gene encoding signal recognition particle-docking protein FtsY has protein sequence MLAQVEEPASSEQAVEPAAAEGRAEETPCATDEAQAATQAAREQAPEESREQATVREPDGAQQVSSAAPEAPEDVPPAETFGLDAQEAASLTLRLREAEPRLSAWLAIILDGVEEAGDALWQRLTFLLRALEAPPEETQAFVDDFRQWAERMDYRYVADFRSELQYRLALALDMEDEEDERSRLFLKISQGLARTREQFSRGLDALFSSHGELNEAFWEELEELFIMADLGYDASLELVQRLRERARKAGVTRAENVRELLMAELAEIFQTTRRITAVNPPEVVLFIGVNGVGKTTTIAKLAHRARMQGKKVMIAAADTFRAAAIEQLQVWAERVGALFHSRPAGSDPASVAYEAMDRALAEKVDILFVDTAGRLQTKTNLMEELTKIRQVLGKKHAGAPHRTVLVIDATTGQNALSQAKLFKEAAGVDELILTKLDGTAKGGVAIAVAMQEHLPITFVGLGEKLEDLRPFSGEDYARALLGQSTPVGSRTA, from the coding sequence GTGCTGGCGCAGGTCGAGGAGCCGGCTTCGTCGGAACAGGCGGTGGAACCGGCAGCGGCAGAGGGCCGGGCAGAAGAGACGCCCTGTGCCACGGACGAGGCACAGGCGGCAACGCAGGCGGCCCGGGAGCAGGCACCGGAAGAAAGCCGGGAGCAGGCAACGGTCCGGGAGCCGGACGGCGCACAGCAAGTGTCTTCTGCTGCGCCGGAGGCGCCCGAGGACGTGCCGCCGGCAGAAACCTTTGGTCTGGATGCCCAGGAGGCCGCATCCCTGACCCTGCGCCTGCGCGAGGCCGAGCCGCGCCTTTCCGCCTGGCTGGCCATCATTCTTGATGGTGTGGAAGAGGCCGGCGATGCCCTGTGGCAGCGCCTGACCTTTCTGCTGCGCGCTCTGGAGGCCCCGCCGGAGGAAACGCAGGCCTTTGTGGACGATTTCCGCCAGTGGGCCGAGCGCATGGATTACCGCTATGTGGCGGACTTCCGCTCCGAATTGCAGTACCGTCTGGCTCTGGCCCTGGACATGGAAGACGAAGAGGACGAGCGCAGCCGGCTTTTCCTCAAGATTTCGCAGGGCCTTGCCCGTACCCGCGAGCAGTTCTCGCGCGGGCTGGACGCGCTCTTTTCCAGTCATGGCGAACTGAACGAGGCCTTCTGGGAAGAGCTGGAAGAACTCTTTATCATGGCAGATCTGGGCTATGATGCCTCGCTGGAGCTGGTGCAGCGCCTCCGCGAGCGTGCCCGCAAGGCCGGCGTGACCCGTGCGGAGAACGTGCGCGAGCTGCTCATGGCCGAACTGGCCGAGATTTTCCAGACCACGCGGCGCATCACGGCCGTCAACCCGCCGGAAGTGGTGCTCTTCATCGGCGTCAACGGCGTGGGCAAGACCACCACCATTGCCAAGCTGGCGCACCGTGCCCGCATGCAGGGCAAGAAGGTCATGATTGCGGCGGCGGATACCTTCCGGGCGGCAGCCATCGAGCAGCTTCAGGTCTGGGCCGAGCGCGTGGGCGCCCTGTTCCACAGTCGTCCTGCCGGTTCTGATCCGGCCTCCGTGGCGTACGAGGCCATGGACCGCGCCCTTGCCGAAAAGGTGGACATTCTCTTTGTGGATACGGCCGGCCGTCTCCAGACCAAGACCAATCTCATGGAGGAGCTGACCAAGATACGGCAGGTGCTGGGCAAGAAGCATGCCGGTGCGCCGCATCGCACCGTTCTGGTCATTGATGCCACCACGGGACAGAATGCCCTGTCGCAGGCCAAGCTCTTCAAGGAGGCCGCCGGCGTGGACGAGCTTATCCTCACCAAGCTGGACGGTACCGCTAAGGGCGGCGTG